A window of the Gemmatirosa kalamazoonensis genome harbors these coding sequences:
- a CDS encoding TfoX/Sxy family protein, which translates to MAYDPGLAERVAATFASLGLAHARQKNVFGGRGFMLGKSTGVIVWGDGLLVKAPPNEYADALREPGTTPFAPDGERPMSTWVVVPADAVADDPQLEEWVRRGVRAVRRA; encoded by the coding sequence ATGGCCTACGATCCCGGTCTCGCCGAGCGCGTCGCCGCGACGTTCGCGTCGCTCGGCCTCGCGCACGCGCGGCAGAAGAACGTCTTCGGCGGCCGCGGCTTCATGCTCGGCAAGTCGACGGGAGTGATCGTGTGGGGCGACGGTCTGCTCGTGAAGGCGCCGCCTAACGAGTACGCCGACGCGCTGCGTGAGCCCGGCACCACGCCGTTCGCCCCCGACGGCGAGCGCCCGATGAGCACCTGGGTCGTCGTCCCCGCCGACGCGGTCGCCGACGACCCGCAGCTGGAGGAGTGGGTGCGGCGCGGGGTGCGCGCCGTGCGGCGTGCGTGA
- a CDS encoding S8 family peptidase, whose protein sequence is MKRLTALVALPVAVVAAVVAACTDPAAPDASSRPAPTDPQLAAAPTLPPTMGPSTQPMYIADEYIVVLKDEVSDVGGEAARLAAAHGATTHETYDAVLHGFSAHMNAAAASAIARNPNVAYVEQDQVMTADATQSPTPSWGLDRIDQHPLPLSNSYTYNTTASNVYAYIIDTGIQTSHPDFGGRAAAVYDAFGGNGQDCNGHGTHVAGTVGGRTYGVAKLVHLRALRVLNCNGSGSVAGIISALNWLATHHVNPAVANMSLGGGFSSSLNTASTNLVNSGVYLAVAAGNSNANACNYSPASAAGVLTVAASTKTDAKASYSNYGSCVEIYAPGSSITSDWLGGGINTISGTSMATPHATGVAALYKATFGNAAAATITSWIVNNATANVIIGNPVGTPNRLLYKAAL, encoded by the coding sequence ATGAAGAGACTCACCGCGCTCGTCGCCCTCCCCGTCGCCGTCGTCGCCGCCGTCGTCGCTGCCTGCACCGATCCCGCCGCCCCCGACGCGTCGTCCCGCCCGGCGCCCACCGATCCGCAGCTCGCCGCGGCCCCGACGCTCCCGCCCACCATGGGCCCGTCGACCCAGCCGATGTACATCGCCGACGAGTACATCGTCGTGTTGAAGGACGAGGTGAGCGACGTCGGTGGCGAGGCCGCACGGCTCGCCGCCGCGCACGGCGCCACCACGCACGAGACCTACGACGCCGTCCTCCACGGCTTCTCCGCGCACATGAACGCCGCCGCGGCGAGCGCGATCGCGCGCAACCCGAACGTCGCGTACGTCGAGCAGGACCAGGTCATGACCGCCGACGCCACGCAGTCCCCGACGCCGTCGTGGGGCCTCGACCGCATCGACCAGCACCCGCTGCCGCTGTCGAACTCGTACACGTACAACACGACGGCGAGCAACGTCTACGCGTACATCATCGATACCGGGATCCAGACGAGCCATCCGGACTTCGGCGGACGTGCCGCCGCCGTCTACGATGCGTTCGGCGGCAACGGCCAGGACTGCAACGGCCACGGCACGCACGTCGCCGGTACGGTCGGGGGCCGGACGTACGGCGTCGCGAAGCTCGTGCACCTGCGCGCGCTGCGCGTGCTGAACTGCAACGGCAGCGGCTCGGTCGCGGGGATCATCAGCGCGCTGAACTGGCTCGCGACGCACCACGTGAATCCCGCCGTCGCCAACATGTCGCTCGGCGGCGGCTTCTCGTCGTCGCTGAACACGGCGTCGACGAACCTCGTGAACTCGGGCGTCTACCTCGCCGTCGCGGCGGGGAACAGCAACGCGAACGCGTGCAACTACTCGCCCGCGAGCGCCGCCGGCGTGCTCACCGTCGCCGCGTCGACCAAGACCGACGCGAAGGCGTCGTACTCGAACTACGGGAGCTGCGTCGAGATCTACGCCCCGGGCTCGAGCATCACGTCGGACTGGCTGGGCGGCGGCATCAACACCATCAGCGGCACGTCGATGGCCACGCCGCACGCGACCGGCGTCGCGGCGCTCTACAAGGCGACCTTCGGCAACGCGGCCGCGGCGACGATCACGAGCTGGATCGTCAACAACGCCACCGCGAACGTCATCATCGGCAACCCGGTCGGGACGCCGAACCGCCTGCTCTATAAGGCGGCCCTCTGA